TGGCTCCTCAATATCATGATAATTGATACACGTGGCACAATAGATAAGAAAAGTTGCTCGGAGTGTAGGTGTaaccattttattaatttgccAAAGAATTTTTATAATGACACATTTGGCGTTGATGGCAAACCATTATCCCCAAATTATAAAGGAGGATTATTTTGTTGCAAGGATGAATTACAGTGCAAATTGAAAAAAGGTTTTGAAGCACCTAGGAGAAAGCTTGCCATAAGATACAAAATAACATGGGTTGATTGGGACCAACATCAAATTCCTGTTAGATTTTATATACTTGATGCAACTGATcgagtaaaaaaaattggttctCTAGTAATCCATGATTGCCAGGTAAATTTCAATtggtttcaaattttaattaatattaaattaaattccaaaacataatatgtaatattactttttttttccttcaatttgATGGTTACAGGCAGAGTATACTATTCCACCAAGTAATGCTGGTATAAAGCATTCCCCTCCTCATACTCAGAAAGCAAACATCCCAATAGAAAAAGGCGGTTATCTCATCTACAGCACTGCTCATATGCATACAGGTGCCGTTAACGGAACTATATATGGACAGGTAATGTTCGTTATATTATATTAACGTGCAGACGGGTACTAACGTGTTAAAAATGCTATTGTCTTACATACTTTCATAACCTTTATGATTCTATCAATATGCATgtcttattaaattatttgtgtcCTTTTATTTGGTATGAAAAATAACGGAAGTGTGTTTGCCATGTTCCTTAagtgataaattttatttttctatattattgTAAGAAGTCTATACTTTAAATCATCCTCGCTTctattgataatattttcatGAATTTAGGATGGAAGGGTTTTGTGTACTTCAAAGCCAACATATGGAAAGGGAGAGGAACCAGGTAATAAAAAAGGTTACGTGGTGGGAATGTCTACGTGTTATCCAGAACCAGGTTCAATCAAGATTAAGGATGGTGAAATTGTGACCATGGAATCTAGATATAAAAGTGGCTATCGCACTGGAGTTATGGGACATATGTATATCTATTTGGTGGATAGATTACCTGAAAATATATATCGACCAACTCAGGTGTAGAATTTCTACAATATTGTATgtgatcaaatttttaaaatatttaaataaaaaaataaaataaaaaagaggttattacactttaaatttttattaattgaaaagttattttCGTGACACttccacaattttttttgggtCTGTTGACTCCCATTCTCTAATCACAAATACTTTCGACTTGAGAGAGCATGAAACTATTTGCATCTCTCAATCACATATacttttgaataataaaaattagattttatttattttttacgaaTATGTTTGATTGATGTAGTACTTAATCAATTGTTAGTTTCTATGCAATTGtgatatctttatttttttaaattaaacatatgCTAATGCAAATCAAACATGGACAGAGATTCCCTAACTTTAAGGAGGGAAAGTCATCCTACCAAGCAATATCATTATAGTAACGCCAAAACCTAGACAATATTATCTaaactgataaaaaaaatttaatatattttatttNNNNNNNNNNNNNNNNNNNNNNNNNNNNNNNNNNNNNNNNNNNNNNNNNNNNNNNNNNNNNNNNNNNNNNNNNNNNNNNNNNNNNNNNNNNNNNNNNNNNNNNNNNNNNNNNNNNNNNNNNNNNNNNNNNNNNNNNNNNNNNNNNNNNNNNNNNNNNNNNNNNNNNNNNNNNNNNNNNNNNNNNNNNNNNNNNNNNNNNNNNNNNNNNNNNNNNNNNNNNNNNNNNNNNNNNNNNNNNNNNNNNNNNNNNNNNNNNNNNNNNNNNNNNNNNNNNNNNNNNNNNNNNNNNNNNNNNNNNNNNNNNNNNNNNNNNNNNNNNNNNNNNNNNNNNNNNNNNNNNNNNNNNNNNNNNNNNNNNNNNNNNNNNNNNNNNNNNNNNNNNNNNNNNNNNNNNNNNNNNNNNNNNNNNNNNNNNNNNNNNNNNNNNNNNNNNNNNNNNNNNNNNNNNNNNNNNNNNNNNNNNNNNNNNNNNNNNNNNNNNNNNNNNNNNNNNNNNNNNNNNNNNNNNNNNNNNNNNNNNNNNNNNNNNNNNNNNNNNNNNNNNNNNNNNNNNNNNNNNNNNNNNNNNNNNNNNNNNNNNNNNNNNNNNNNNNNNNNNNNNNNNNNNNNNNNNNNNNNNNNNNNNNNNNNNNNNNNNNNNNNNNNNNNNNNNNNNNNNNNNNNNNNNNNNNNNNNNNNNNNNNNNNNNNNNNNNNNNNNNNNNNNNNNNNNNNNNNNNNNNNNNNNNNNNNNNNNNNNNNNNNNNNNNNNNNNNNNNNNNNNNNNNNNNNNNNNNNNNNNNNNNNNNNNNNNNNNNNNNNNNNNNNNNNNNNNNNNNNNNNNNNNNNNNNNNNNNNNNNNNNNNNNNNNNNNNNNNNNNNNNNNNNNNNNNNNNNNNNNNNNNNNNNNNNNNNNNNNNNNNNNNNNNNNNNNNNNNNNNNNNNNNNNNNNNNNNNNNNNNNNNNNNNNNNNNNNNNNNNNNNNNNNNNNNNNNNNNNNNNNNNNNNNNNNNNNNNNNNNNNNNNNNNNNNNNNNNNNNNNNNNNNNNNNNNNNNNNNNNNNNNNNNNNNNNNNNNNNNNNNNNNNNNNNNNNNNNNNNNNNNNNNNNNNNNNNNNNNNNNNNNNNNNNNNNNNNNNNNNNNNNNNNNNNNNNNNNNNNNNNNNNNNNNNNNNNNNNNNNNNNNNNNNNNNNNNNNNNNNNNNNNNNNNNNNNNNNNNNNNNNNNNNNNNNNNNNNNNNNNNNNNNNNNNNNNNNNNNNNNNNNNNNNNNNNNNNNNNNNNNNNNNNNNNNNNNNNNNNNNNNNNNNNNNNNNNNNNNNNNNNNNNNNNNNNNNNNNNNNNNNNNNNNNNNNNNNNNNNNNNNNNNNNNNNNNNNNNNNNNNNNNNNNNNNNNNNNNNNNNNNNNNNNNNNNNNNNNNNNNNNNNNNNNNNNNNNNNNNNNNNNNNNNNNNNNNNNNNNNNNNNNNNNNNNNNNNNNNNNNNNNNNNNNNNNNNNNNNNNNNNNNNNNNNNNNNNNNNNNNNNNNNNNNNNNNNNNNNNNNNNNNNNNNNNNNNNNNNNNNNNNNNNNNNNNNNNNNNNNNNNNNNNNNNNNNNNNNNNNNNNNNNNNNNNNNNNNNNNNNNNNNNNNNNNNNNNNNNNNNNNNNNNNNNNNNNNNNNNNNNNNNNNNNNNNNNNNNNNNNNNNNNNNNNNNNNNNNNNNNNNNNNNNNNNNNNNNNNNNNNNNNNNNNNNNNNNNNNNNNNNNNNNNNNNNNNNNNNNNNNNNNNNNNNNNNNNNNNNNNNNNNNNNNNNNNNNNNNNNNNNNNNNNNNNNNNNNNNNNNNNNNNNNNNNNNNNNNNNNNNNNNNNNNNNNNNNNNNNNNNNNNNNNNNNNNNNNNNNNNNNNNNNNNNNNNNNNNNNNNNNNNNNNNNNNNNNNNNNNNNNNNNNNNNNNNNNNNNNNNNNNNNNNNNNNNNNNNNNNNNNNNNNNNNNNNNNNNNNNNNNNNNNNNNNNNNNNNNNNNNNNNNNNNNNNNNNNNNNNNNNNNNNNNNNNNNNNNNNNNNNNNNNNNNNNNNNNNNNNNNNNNNNNNNNNNNNNNNNNNNNNNNNNNNNNNNNNNNNNNNNNNNNNNNNNNNNNNNNNNNNNNNNNNNNNNNNNNNNNNNNNNNNNNNNNNNNNNNNNNNNNNNNNNNNNNNNNNNNNNNNNNNNNNNNNNNNNNNNNNNNNNNNNNNNNNNNNNNNNNNNNNNNNNNNNNNNNNNNNNNNNNNNNNNNNNNNNNNNNNNNNNNNNNNNNNNNNNNNNNNNNNNNNNNNNNNNNNNNNNNNNNNNNNNNNNNNNNNNNNNNNNNNNNNNNNNNNNNNNNNNNNNNNNNNNNNNNNNNNNNNNNNNNNNNNNNNNNNNNNNNNNNNNNNNNNNNNNNNNNNNNNNNNNNNNNNNNNNNNNNNNNNNNNNNNNNNNNNNNNNNNNNNNNNNNNNNNNNNNNNNNNNNNNNNNNNNNNNNNNNNNNNNNNNNNNNNNNNNNNNNNNNNNNNNNNNNNNNNNNNNNNNNNNNNNNNNNNNNNNNNNNNNNNNNNNNNNNNNNNNNNNNNNNNNNNNNNNNNNNNNNNNNNNNNNNNNNNNNNNNNNNNNNNNNNNNNNNNNNNNNNNNNNNNNNNNNNNNNNNNNNNNNNNNNNNNNNNNNNNNNNNNNNNNNNNNNNNNNNNNNNNNNNNNNNNNNNNNNNNNNNNNNNNNNNNNNNNNNNNNNNNNNNNNNNNNNNNNNNNNNNNNNNNNNNNNNNNNNNNNNNNNNNNNNNNNNNNNNNNNNNNNNNNNNNNNNNNNNNNNNNNNNNNNNNNNNNNNNNNNNNNNNNNNNNNNNNNNNNNNNNNNNNNNNNNNNNNNNNNNNNNNNNNNNNNNNNNNNNNNNNNNNNNNNNNNNNNNNNNNNNNNNNNNNNNNNNNNNNNNNNNNNNNNNNNNNNNNNNNNNNNNNNNNNNNNNNNNNNNNNNNNNNNNNNNNNNNNNNNNNNNNNNNNNNNNNNNNNNNNNNNNNNNNNNNNNNNNNNNNNNNNNNNNNNNNNNNNNNNNNNNNNNNNNNNNNNNNNNNNNNNNNNNNNNNNNNNNNNNNNNNNNNNNNNNNNNNNNNNNNNNNNNNNNNNNNNNNNNNNNNNNNNNNNNNNNNNNNNNNNNNNNNNNNNNNNNNNNNNNNNNNNNNNNNNNNNNNNNNNNNNNNNNNNNNNNNNNNNNNNNNNNNNNNNNNNNNNNNNNNNNNNNNNNNNNNNNNNNNNNNNNNNNNNNNNNNNNNNNNNNNNNNNNNNNNNNNNNNNNNNNNNNNNNNNNNNNNNNNNNNNNNNNNNNNNNNNNNNNNNNNNNNNNNNNNNNNNNNNNNNNNNNNNNNNNNNNNNNNNNNNNNNNNNNNNNNNNNNNNNNNNNNNNNNNNNNNNNNNNNNNNNNNNNNNNNNNNNNNNNNNNNNNNNNNNNNNNNNNNNNNNNNNNNNNNNNNNNNNNNNNNNNNNNNNNNNNNNNNNNNNNNNNNNNNNNNNNNNNNNNNNNNNNNNNNNNNNNNNNNNNNNNNNNNNNNNNNNNNNNNNNNNNNNNNNNNNNNNNNNNNNNNNNNNNNNNNNNNNNNNNNNNNNNNNNNNNNNNNNNNNNNNNNNNNNNNNNNNNNNNNNNNNNNNNNNNNNNNNNNNNNNNNNNNNNNNNNNNNNNNNNNNNNNNNNNNNNNNNNNNNNNNNNNNNNNNNNNNNNNNNNNNNNNNNNNNNNNNNNNNNNNNNNNNNNNNNNNNNNNNNNNNNNNNNNNNNNNNNNNNNNNNNNNNNNNNNNNNNNNNNNNNNNNNNNNNNNNNNNNNNNN
The DNA window shown above is from Cicer arietinum cultivar CDC Frontier isolate Library 1 unplaced genomic scaffold, Cicar.CDCFrontier_v2.0 Ca_scaffold_6169_v2.0, whole genome shotgun sequence and carries:
- the LOC140919206 gene encoding uncharacterized protein, with the protein product LLNIMIIDTRGTIDKKSCSECRCNHFINLPKNFYNDTFGVDGKPLSPNYKGGLFCCKDELQCKLKKGFEAPRRKLAIRYKITWVDWDQHQIPVRFYILDATDRVKKIGSLVIHDCQAEYTIPPSNAGIKHSPPHTQKANIPIEKGGYLIYSTAHMHTGAVNGTIYGQDGRVLCTSKPTYGKGEEPGNKKGYVVGMSTCYPEPGSIKIKDGEIVTMESRYKSGYRTGVMGHMYIYLVDRLPENIYRPTQV